One genomic window of Bactrocera dorsalis isolate Fly_Bdor chromosome 4, ASM2337382v1, whole genome shotgun sequence includes the following:
- the LOC105225702 gene encoding uncharacterized protein LOC105225702 isoform X1, with amino-acid sequence MEQEDSCRPVPAPRRLYPELRKTDYENVTVELINKNLNINSENIHTVTNCTEKVPNNKIFFGTHSDQEDAGSVGTRKSILTETNDLYGPNANEEVAPAPIYATPTPAPRPRKPQNTDFENANSIYENTVLRSPSPNTPTLYPQLPRATGAISKETSPNTSTASSPSNSRSAMRKAPDLPPKTYLSVERERGNRAQRYSIGSEVSTTSSYNVTMDGGGSAFGERSFSGSYKQKSASNATLNSSLDGSNESGDNAKFKSPSPGYVSDVGGKCNLNRYVSHNASDISTHDDDYDVDDDVEVDIAFDSDDSGRNNNTNSNQLNNQFTGIAAGNQTTNDKSAFTALTNAPDTNAIACNQTKVNNELLKSIGSTSKLLTESIGERVALKTKGIKNKFDKNFSTISSETAQRLRSVGKNFNTNFTLTKKEKDKEKEKATAQFHTERPQTLPPNDQVFGSISFTSPLNHKTDGVEDLSASAVDCSYDLPRNLRTARSDLDLPAPPSYEDAVKTATPQTSFARNAPISKSVMVPKHIAAEAASVALKKQRSNTSLQNVTEETHATDNSSVGTSRDSMDLPSPPMPNFPAPTLPKEVVAEISDGLYGKLKPIQPPQRLKRRKNYEEIQLRRAVDTPSPVGGASLRPNVDSAELQQLNMEAAAAEREESMLLHKQILAAERRMPNPDRSDSWEYIADSVEESVCSTPEPVYANDDATYGRVFEMATRNRPAAVHESRNYENTTISRPSTSHMQPNNFGHTKTAEVEGAVGGCVPAPVEIIQEFDPLSSRKAATICNSDKSNQLLLLEHLLEEDIYGTVSGDQVKSDDDVSMCTSEEDNQTAVTGTTTAIVSQQPATVVLPTPVNEPTTTNSVRDSQIQIVHQNAQLLSESMENMLDDEEERVRPYLCRVEEQPASGSNVDLSRSGDNRTQWFVQDNNKENNEQQRRNPFNKLNIVGDGPPSYLEAIGADGRPPFTPNEQKSRASRFMNTVNVFSTNVKQRVGAITRKSSFKMAPKSDVKVTLQMVPRPTLSPMLVRYEGPLIRFPSGVVEDILKEMQNRKAILRDRQFQTFLDQEMKTPKETIPLDCITTLQCVSNSRVTDNSTHFYCFEITTAMPKNQSSSGNVQAMSNPNLVMTSTSSGNCKHQRVAHLYGVSKESERGIWMQKLLESLTNTIPPKYLCHYYRAGWCYLKNSITSEWSGTWLVLKKNQRRLIFVSEAAGNLEKMDLRKARCIVLKDSDETIRNLHVESGPTLMIDCPPFTVYMIMSSPRETKIWRHIIREVAHNNGFSLIDQQLTKFNVPVIVDKCINFVYIHGSMSEGIYRKSGSENSILKLLSAFRADAFNVEITRNEYNEHDVANVLKRFMRDLPERLMGKLSESFMCVTELTKASEKIQAYKELLARLSVIERETLKKIVGHLAFISSQKTKNKMSTKNLTMIWGPTLLQNHHQQEEMVYSQKEADVLTDLITLYKNLFPLTPEEMKKEQEMLMCLQKYYAAAETMADSVKKSGDLKMWVVLNAKPELTNEEKDQVNVTITPTRTAYDICRELAPKMHMSTHQVSLHEVILNDCLERPLHHDTKVFDVVLNWSYWPEDDRKNNYLVVKPIDTLREVQRAVKNLATVTPGKELKFADNRTKSFKSLLCELRDGKIVISKKDKNDKTTIVREIFLHSTTAYLGFEKKRDFPWSWAITFVERTQTQILRSRDSPFIGHVLAGSEWVDRTIWYSSIWYSLYGDNILPPAEIILK; translated from the exons ATGGAACAGGAGGACTCTTGCCGACCCGTACCCGCGCCGCGTCGCCTCTACCCCGAGCTGCGCAAAACCGACTATGAAAACGTCACCGTCGAGTTGATTAATAAAAATCTCAACATCAACTCGGAAAATATACACACAGTCACAAATTGCACCGAAAAAGTGCCAAACAATAAAATCTTCTTCGGCACGCACTCGGATCAAGAAGATGCCGGCAGCGTCGGCACACGCAAGTCCATATTAACAGAAACCAATGACTTGTATGGTCCCAATGCAAATGAGGAGGTCGCGCCCGCACCCATCTACGCTACACCAACACCGGCGCCGCGGCCACGTAAGCCCCAAAACACTGACTTCGAGAACGCGAACAGCATCTACGAGAATACAGTGCTACGCAGCCCCTCGCCAAATACGCCGACACTCTATCCACAACTGCCGCGCGCCACCGGCGCCATCAGCAAGGAGACTTCACCCAACACATCGACAGCCTCGTCGCCGTCGAACAGCCGCTCGGCGATGCGTAAAGCGCCCGATCTACCGCCGAAGACCTACCTCAGCGTGGAGCGGGAGCGAGGCAATCGCGCACAGCGCTATTCCATCGGCAGCGAAGTGTCCACCACGAGCAGTTACAATGTGACCATGGATGGTGGCGGCAGCGCTTTTGGTGAGCGCTCATTCAGCGGCAGCTACAAACAGAAATCGGCCTCCAATGCAACGCTGAATTCATCCTTGGACGGTTCGAACGAGAGTGGCGATAATGCGAAATTCAAATCACCTTCACCCGGGTATGTAAGCGACGTAGGTGGCAAATGCAATCTGAACCGTTATGTGTCGCACAATGCTAGTGATATTAGCACACACGATGATGATTACGATGTTGACGATGACGTTGAGGTTGATATTGCATTTGATAGCGACGATAGtggccgcaacaacaacaccaacagcaaccaATTGAACAATCAATTCACTGGCATTGCCGCTGGCAACcaaacgacaaacgacaaaAGCGCATTCACTGCACTCACCAATGCCCCTGACACCAACGCAATTGCGTGCAATCAAACTAAAGTCAACAA TGAACTGTTGAAATCCATTGGTTCCACTTCGAAACTACTCACCGAATCCATCGGCGAGCGTGTGGCGCTCAAGACTAAGGGCATCAAGAACAAGTTCGATAAGAATTTCAGCACGATCAGCAGTGAGACGGCGCAACGTTTGCGTAGCGTGGGTAAAAACTTCAATACAAACTTTACGCTGACCAAAAAGGAGAAGGACAAAGAGAAGGAGAAGGCCACAGCGCAATTCCACACGGAACGTCCACAAACACTGCCACCCAACGATCAAGTCTTCGGCTCCATCTCCTTCACAAGCCCATTGAATCACAAAACCGACGGCGTTGAAGATCTGTCCGCCAGCGCCGTTGATTGTTCATATGATTTGCCGCGTAATTTGAGAACGGCACGCAGTGATTTGGATCTACCCGCGCCACCATCGTATGAGGACGCCGTCAAAACTGCCACACCACAAACGTCATTCGCGCGTAACGCACCCATCAGTAAGTCGGTGATGGTGCCCAAGCATATAGCCGCTGAGGCGGCCAGTGTGGCGCTGAAGAAGCAACGCAGCAATACGAGTTTGCAAAATGTGACGGAGGAGACACATGCAACGGATAATAGTTCAGTTGGCACTTCGCGCGACTCAATGGATTTACCATCGCCGCCAATGCCCAACTTTCCAGCGCCGACGCTGCCGAAAGAAGTCGTGGCCGAGATTTCGGATGGACTGTATGGCAAACTCAAGCCCATACAGCCACCACAGCGGCTGAAGCGACgcaaaaattatgaagaaatacAACTGCGGCGTGCGGTGGATACTCCATCACCGGTCGGTGGTGCCTCCTTACGTCCGAATGTTGATTCGGCTGAGCTACAACAATTGAATATGGAAGCTGCAGCTGCGGAACGTGAAGAATCTATGCTGTTGCATAAACAAATACTTGCCGCAGAACGGCGTATGCCGAATCCAGACCGCAGTGACTCTTGGGAGTATATCGCTGATAGTGTGGAGGAGAGCGTGTGCTCAACACCGGAACCGGTATATGCAAACGACGATGCCACCTATGGTAGGGTTTTTGAAATGGCCACAAGGAATAGACCAGCAGCGGTACATGAAAGTAGAAACTACGAAAATACCACGATTAGCAGACCTTCGACGTCGCATATGCAGCCAAATAATTTTGGCCATACGAAAACTGCCGAGGTGGAAGGCGCAGTTGGCGGTTGTGTGCCAGCACCTGTCGAAATCATACAAGAATTCGATCCGCTTTCCAGTCGCAAAGCCGCCACAATCTGCAACTCAGATAAAAGCAATCAGCTCTTGCTTTTGGAGCATCTGCTCGAGGAGGATATATACGGCACAGTTTCGGGAGATCAAGTTAAGTCCGATGACGATGTTAGCATGTGCACATCGGAGGAGGATAATCAGACTGCGGTTACCGGCACCACAACGGCTATAGTGTCACAGCAGCCGGCCACAGTGGTGCTGCCTACACCGGTCAACGAACCCACCACCACAAACAGCGTCAGAGATTCTCAAATACAGATTGTGCATCAAAACGCACAGTTGCTTTCGGAGAGCATGGAGAACATGTTGGACGATGAGGAGGAACGCGTGCGCCCCTACTTATGCCGAGTCGAGGAACAACCCGCAAGCGGCAGTAACGTAGACTTATCACGCAGTGGCGATAATCGCACACAGTGGTTCGTGCaggacaacaacaaagaaaacaatGAGCAGCAAAGACGTAATCCCTTCAATAAACTGAATATCGTCGGTGATGGTCCACCATCCTATTTGGAAGCTATTGGCGCTGATGGCCGTCCGCCATTCACGCCTAACGAGCAAAAATCACGTGCGTCACGTTTCATGAACACCGTTAATGTATTCTCCACCAATGTTAAACAACGCGTCGGTGCGATCACCCGTAAGAGCAGTTTCAAAATGGCACCCAAATCGGATGTGAAGGTTACGCTACAGATGGTGCCACGCCCCACACTCTCGCCAATGCTCGTGCGTTATGAAGGACCGTTGATACGTTTTCCTTCCGGTGTTGTGGAAGATATACTAAAAGAGATGCAAAATCGTAAGGCCATATTGCGCGATCGCCAATTCCAAACATTCCTCGATCAAGAGATGAAGACGCCCAAGGAAACCATACCACTTGATTGCATTACGACTTTGCAGTGTGTGAGCAATAGTCGTGTAACCGATAATTCGACACATTTCTATTGCTTCGAAATAACCACAGCAATGCCGAAGAATCAATCGAGTTCGGGTAATGTGCAGGCAATGTCGAATCCCAATCTGGTGATGACGAGTACCTCATCGGGTAACTGCAAGCATCAGCGTGTGGCACATCTGTATGGTGTGAGCAAGGAATCAGAGCG CGGCATTTGGATGCAAAAGTTGTTGGAGAGCCTGACTAATACCATACCACCGAAATATCTCTGCCATTACTATCGTGCCGGTTGGTGTTATCTGAAGAATTCAATAACCTCCGAGTGGAGCGGCACTTGGTTAGTGTTGAAGAAGAatcagagacgtttgatattcGTTAGTGAAGCTGCCGGAAATCTGGAGAAAATGGACCTACGCAAAGCGCGCTGCATAG TGCTCAAAGACAGCGATGAAACGATACGCAACTTACACGTCGAGTCTGGTCCGACGCTTATGATAGACTGTCCACCATTTACGGTATATATGATTATGTCCTCACCCCGCGAAACTAAAATTTGGCGTCATATCATCCGCGAAGTGGCACACAATAATGGCTTCTCGCTGATCGATCAACAATTAACTAAATTCAATGTTCCCGTTATTGTCGATAAATGCATCAATTTCGTATATATACACGGTTCCATGTCGGAGGGTATCTATCGCAAATCCGGCTCCGAAAATTCCATATTAAAGCTATTATCCGCCTTCCGTGCGGACGCCTTCAATGTCGAGATCACACGCAACGAATATAACGAACACGATGTGGCTAACGTCTTGAAGCGTTTCATGCGCGATCTGCCGGAGCGTTTGATGGGTAAACTCTCCGAGAGCTTTATGTGTGTGACTGAACTCACGAAAGCGTCCGAGAAGATACAAGCGTACAAAGAACTCTTGGCACGTCTGAGTGTGATCGAACGTGAGACACTGAAGAAAATTGTCGGACATTTGGCATTTATAAGCTCACAGAAAACGAAGAACAAGATGAGTACGAAAAATCTGACAATGATTTGGGGTCCAACGCTGTTACAAAATCAC CATCAGCAAGAGGAAATGGTTTACTCACAGAAGGAGGCTGATGTCTTGACTGACCTAATAACACTTTACAAAAATCTATTTCCCTTAACGCCGGAGGAAATG aaaaaggaGCAAGAAATGCTGATGTGCCTGCAAAAATACTACGCCGCCGCTGAAACGATGGCAGACTCTGTGAAGAAGTCGGGCGATTTGAAGATGTGGGTGGTTCTAAATGCCAAGCCAGAGCTTACAAATGAG GAAAAAGACCAGGTTAATGTCACAATCACACCCACCCGCACCGCCTACGACATCTGTCGCGAATTAGCGCCCAAAATGCATATGTCCACCCACCAAGTATCACTGCACGAAGTCATATTAAACGATTGTTTAGAGCGTCCGCTACACCATGACACAAAAGTATTCGACGTCGTGCTCAATTGGTCCTACTGGCCCGAAGATGATCGCAAAAACAACTATCTCGTCGTGAAGCCGATCGATACGCTGCGCGAAGTACAACGTGCCGTTAAAAATCTGGCCACCGTAACACCCGGCAAAGAGCTGAAGTTCGCCGATAATCGCACGAAGTCCTTCAAATCCTTGCTTTGCGAGTTGCGCGATGGCAAAATTGTGATAtcgaaaaaagacaaaaatgaCAAAACCACCATTGTGCGTGAGATCTTCCTGCACAGCACGACAGCGTATTTGGGCTTTGAGAAGAAACGCGACTTTCCGTGGAGCTGGGCCATCACATTTGTCGAGCGCACGCAAACGCAGATTTTGAG atcTCGCGATTCACCCTTCATCGGTCATGTGCTGGCGGGCAGCGAGTGGGTCGATCGCACGATCTGGTACTCCAGCATCTGGTATAGCTTGTATGGCGATAATATACTGCCACCGGCGGAAATCATTCTCAAGTAG
- the LOC105225702 gene encoding uncharacterized protein LOC105225702 isoform X2 codes for MEQEDSCRPVPAPRRLYPELRKTDYENVTVELINKNLNINSENIHTVTNCTEKVPNNKIFFGTHSDQEDAGSVGTRKSILTETNDLYGPNANEEVAPAPIYATPTPAPRPRKPQNTDFENANSIYENTVLRSPSPNTPTLYPQLPRATGAISKETSPNTSTASSPSNSRSAMRKAPDLPPKTYLSVERERGNRAQRYSIGSEVSTTSSYNVTMDGGGSAFGERSFSGSYKQKSASNATLNSSLDGSNESGDNAKFKSPSPGELLKSIGSTSKLLTESIGERVALKTKGIKNKFDKNFSTISSETAQRLRSVGKNFNTNFTLTKKEKDKEKEKATAQFHTERPQTLPPNDQVFGSISFTSPLNHKTDGVEDLSASAVDCSYDLPRNLRTARSDLDLPAPPSYEDAVKTATPQTSFARNAPISKSVMVPKHIAAEAASVALKKQRSNTSLQNVTEETHATDNSSVGTSRDSMDLPSPPMPNFPAPTLPKEVVAEISDGLYGKLKPIQPPQRLKRRKNYEEIQLRRAVDTPSPVGGASLRPNVDSAELQQLNMEAAAAEREESMLLHKQILAAERRMPNPDRSDSWEYIADSVEESVCSTPEPVYANDDATYGRVFEMATRNRPAAVHESRNYENTTISRPSTSHMQPNNFGHTKTAEVEGAVGGCVPAPVEIIQEFDPLSSRKAATICNSDKSNQLLLLEHLLEEDIYGTVSGDQVKSDDDVSMCTSEEDNQTAVTGTTTAIVSQQPATVVLPTPVNEPTTTNSVRDSQIQIVHQNAQLLSESMENMLDDEEERVRPYLCRVEEQPASGSNVDLSRSGDNRTQWFVQDNNKENNEQQRRNPFNKLNIVGDGPPSYLEAIGADGRPPFTPNEQKSRASRFMNTVNVFSTNVKQRVGAITRKSSFKMAPKSDVKVTLQMVPRPTLSPMLVRYEGPLIRFPSGVVEDILKEMQNRKAILRDRQFQTFLDQEMKTPKETIPLDCITTLQCVSNSRVTDNSTHFYCFEITTAMPKNQSSSGNVQAMSNPNLVMTSTSSGNCKHQRVAHLYGVSKESERGIWMQKLLESLTNTIPPKYLCHYYRAGWCYLKNSITSEWSGTWLVLKKNQRRLIFVSEAAGNLEKMDLRKARCIVLKDSDETIRNLHVESGPTLMIDCPPFTVYMIMSSPRETKIWRHIIREVAHNNGFSLIDQQLTKFNVPVIVDKCINFVYIHGSMSEGIYRKSGSENSILKLLSAFRADAFNVEITRNEYNEHDVANVLKRFMRDLPERLMGKLSESFMCVTELTKASEKIQAYKELLARLSVIERETLKKIVGHLAFISSQKTKNKMSTKNLTMIWGPTLLQNHHQQEEMVYSQKEADVLTDLITLYKNLFPLTPEEMKKEQEMLMCLQKYYAAAETMADSVKKSGDLKMWVVLNAKPELTNEEKDQVNVTITPTRTAYDICRELAPKMHMSTHQVSLHEVILNDCLERPLHHDTKVFDVVLNWSYWPEDDRKNNYLVVKPIDTLREVQRAVKNLATVTPGKELKFADNRTKSFKSLLCELRDGKIVISKKDKNDKTTIVREIFLHSTTAYLGFEKKRDFPWSWAITFVERTQTQILRSRDSPFIGHVLAGSEWVDRTIWYSSIWYSLYGDNILPPAEIILK; via the exons ATGGAACAGGAGGACTCTTGCCGACCCGTACCCGCGCCGCGTCGCCTCTACCCCGAGCTGCGCAAAACCGACTATGAAAACGTCACCGTCGAGTTGATTAATAAAAATCTCAACATCAACTCGGAAAATATACACACAGTCACAAATTGCACCGAAAAAGTGCCAAACAATAAAATCTTCTTCGGCACGCACTCGGATCAAGAAGATGCCGGCAGCGTCGGCACACGCAAGTCCATATTAACAGAAACCAATGACTTGTATGGTCCCAATGCAAATGAGGAGGTCGCGCCCGCACCCATCTACGCTACACCAACACCGGCGCCGCGGCCACGTAAGCCCCAAAACACTGACTTCGAGAACGCGAACAGCATCTACGAGAATACAGTGCTACGCAGCCCCTCGCCAAATACGCCGACACTCTATCCACAACTGCCGCGCGCCACCGGCGCCATCAGCAAGGAGACTTCACCCAACACATCGACAGCCTCGTCGCCGTCGAACAGCCGCTCGGCGATGCGTAAAGCGCCCGATCTACCGCCGAAGACCTACCTCAGCGTGGAGCGGGAGCGAGGCAATCGCGCACAGCGCTATTCCATCGGCAGCGAAGTGTCCACCACGAGCAGTTACAATGTGACCATGGATGGTGGCGGCAGCGCTTTTGGTGAGCGCTCATTCAGCGGCAGCTACAAACAGAAATCGGCCTCCAATGCAACGCTGAATTCATCCTTGGACGGTTCGAACGAGAGTGGCGATAATGCGAAATTCAAATCACCTTCACCCGG TGAACTGTTGAAATCCATTGGTTCCACTTCGAAACTACTCACCGAATCCATCGGCGAGCGTGTGGCGCTCAAGACTAAGGGCATCAAGAACAAGTTCGATAAGAATTTCAGCACGATCAGCAGTGAGACGGCGCAACGTTTGCGTAGCGTGGGTAAAAACTTCAATACAAACTTTACGCTGACCAAAAAGGAGAAGGACAAAGAGAAGGAGAAGGCCACAGCGCAATTCCACACGGAACGTCCACAAACACTGCCACCCAACGATCAAGTCTTCGGCTCCATCTCCTTCACAAGCCCATTGAATCACAAAACCGACGGCGTTGAAGATCTGTCCGCCAGCGCCGTTGATTGTTCATATGATTTGCCGCGTAATTTGAGAACGGCACGCAGTGATTTGGATCTACCCGCGCCACCATCGTATGAGGACGCCGTCAAAACTGCCACACCACAAACGTCATTCGCGCGTAACGCACCCATCAGTAAGTCGGTGATGGTGCCCAAGCATATAGCCGCTGAGGCGGCCAGTGTGGCGCTGAAGAAGCAACGCAGCAATACGAGTTTGCAAAATGTGACGGAGGAGACACATGCAACGGATAATAGTTCAGTTGGCACTTCGCGCGACTCAATGGATTTACCATCGCCGCCAATGCCCAACTTTCCAGCGCCGACGCTGCCGAAAGAAGTCGTGGCCGAGATTTCGGATGGACTGTATGGCAAACTCAAGCCCATACAGCCACCACAGCGGCTGAAGCGACgcaaaaattatgaagaaatacAACTGCGGCGTGCGGTGGATACTCCATCACCGGTCGGTGGTGCCTCCTTACGTCCGAATGTTGATTCGGCTGAGCTACAACAATTGAATATGGAAGCTGCAGCTGCGGAACGTGAAGAATCTATGCTGTTGCATAAACAAATACTTGCCGCAGAACGGCGTATGCCGAATCCAGACCGCAGTGACTCTTGGGAGTATATCGCTGATAGTGTGGAGGAGAGCGTGTGCTCAACACCGGAACCGGTATATGCAAACGACGATGCCACCTATGGTAGGGTTTTTGAAATGGCCACAAGGAATAGACCAGCAGCGGTACATGAAAGTAGAAACTACGAAAATACCACGATTAGCAGACCTTCGACGTCGCATATGCAGCCAAATAATTTTGGCCATACGAAAACTGCCGAGGTGGAAGGCGCAGTTGGCGGTTGTGTGCCAGCACCTGTCGAAATCATACAAGAATTCGATCCGCTTTCCAGTCGCAAAGCCGCCACAATCTGCAACTCAGATAAAAGCAATCAGCTCTTGCTTTTGGAGCATCTGCTCGAGGAGGATATATACGGCACAGTTTCGGGAGATCAAGTTAAGTCCGATGACGATGTTAGCATGTGCACATCGGAGGAGGATAATCAGACTGCGGTTACCGGCACCACAACGGCTATAGTGTCACAGCAGCCGGCCACAGTGGTGCTGCCTACACCGGTCAACGAACCCACCACCACAAACAGCGTCAGAGATTCTCAAATACAGATTGTGCATCAAAACGCACAGTTGCTTTCGGAGAGCATGGAGAACATGTTGGACGATGAGGAGGAACGCGTGCGCCCCTACTTATGCCGAGTCGAGGAACAACCCGCAAGCGGCAGTAACGTAGACTTATCACGCAGTGGCGATAATCGCACACAGTGGTTCGTGCaggacaacaacaaagaaaacaatGAGCAGCAAAGACGTAATCCCTTCAATAAACTGAATATCGTCGGTGATGGTCCACCATCCTATTTGGAAGCTATTGGCGCTGATGGCCGTCCGCCATTCACGCCTAACGAGCAAAAATCACGTGCGTCACGTTTCATGAACACCGTTAATGTATTCTCCACCAATGTTAAACAACGCGTCGGTGCGATCACCCGTAAGAGCAGTTTCAAAATGGCACCCAAATCGGATGTGAAGGTTACGCTACAGATGGTGCCACGCCCCACACTCTCGCCAATGCTCGTGCGTTATGAAGGACCGTTGATACGTTTTCCTTCCGGTGTTGTGGAAGATATACTAAAAGAGATGCAAAATCGTAAGGCCATATTGCGCGATCGCCAATTCCAAACATTCCTCGATCAAGAGATGAAGACGCCCAAGGAAACCATACCACTTGATTGCATTACGACTTTGCAGTGTGTGAGCAATAGTCGTGTAACCGATAATTCGACACATTTCTATTGCTTCGAAATAACCACAGCAATGCCGAAGAATCAATCGAGTTCGGGTAATGTGCAGGCAATGTCGAATCCCAATCTGGTGATGACGAGTACCTCATCGGGTAACTGCAAGCATCAGCGTGTGGCACATCTGTATGGTGTGAGCAAGGAATCAGAGCG CGGCATTTGGATGCAAAAGTTGTTGGAGAGCCTGACTAATACCATACCACCGAAATATCTCTGCCATTACTATCGTGCCGGTTGGTGTTATCTGAAGAATTCAATAACCTCCGAGTGGAGCGGCACTTGGTTAGTGTTGAAGAAGAatcagagacgtttgatattcGTTAGTGAAGCTGCCGGAAATCTGGAGAAAATGGACCTACGCAAAGCGCGCTGCATAG TGCTCAAAGACAGCGATGAAACGATACGCAACTTACACGTCGAGTCTGGTCCGACGCTTATGATAGACTGTCCACCATTTACGGTATATATGATTATGTCCTCACCCCGCGAAACTAAAATTTGGCGTCATATCATCCGCGAAGTGGCACACAATAATGGCTTCTCGCTGATCGATCAACAATTAACTAAATTCAATGTTCCCGTTATTGTCGATAAATGCATCAATTTCGTATATATACACGGTTCCATGTCGGAGGGTATCTATCGCAAATCCGGCTCCGAAAATTCCATATTAAAGCTATTATCCGCCTTCCGTGCGGACGCCTTCAATGTCGAGATCACACGCAACGAATATAACGAACACGATGTGGCTAACGTCTTGAAGCGTTTCATGCGCGATCTGCCGGAGCGTTTGATGGGTAAACTCTCCGAGAGCTTTATGTGTGTGACTGAACTCACGAAAGCGTCCGAGAAGATACAAGCGTACAAAGAACTCTTGGCACGTCTGAGTGTGATCGAACGTGAGACACTGAAGAAAATTGTCGGACATTTGGCATTTATAAGCTCACAGAAAACGAAGAACAAGATGAGTACGAAAAATCTGACAATGATTTGGGGTCCAACGCTGTTACAAAATCAC CATCAGCAAGAGGAAATGGTTTACTCACAGAAGGAGGCTGATGTCTTGACTGACCTAATAACACTTTACAAAAATCTATTTCCCTTAACGCCGGAGGAAATG aaaaaggaGCAAGAAATGCTGATGTGCCTGCAAAAATACTACGCCGCCGCTGAAACGATGGCAGACTCTGTGAAGAAGTCGGGCGATTTGAAGATGTGGGTGGTTCTAAATGCCAAGCCAGAGCTTACAAATGAG GAAAAAGACCAGGTTAATGTCACAATCACACCCACCCGCACCGCCTACGACATCTGTCGCGAATTAGCGCCCAAAATGCATATGTCCACCCACCAAGTATCACTGCACGAAGTCATATTAAACGATTGTTTAGAGCGTCCGCTACACCATGACACAAAAGTATTCGACGTCGTGCTCAATTGGTCCTACTGGCCCGAAGATGATCGCAAAAACAACTATCTCGTCGTGAAGCCGATCGATACGCTGCGCGAAGTACAACGTGCCGTTAAAAATCTGGCCACCGTAACACCCGGCAAAGAGCTGAAGTTCGCCGATAATCGCACGAAGTCCTTCAAATCCTTGCTTTGCGAGTTGCGCGATGGCAAAATTGTGATAtcgaaaaaagacaaaaatgaCAAAACCACCATTGTGCGTGAGATCTTCCTGCACAGCACGACAGCGTATTTGGGCTTTGAGAAGAAACGCGACTTTCCGTGGAGCTGGGCCATCACATTTGTCGAGCGCACGCAAACGCAGATTTTGAG atcTCGCGATTCACCCTTCATCGGTCATGTGCTGGCGGGCAGCGAGTGGGTCGATCGCACGATCTGGTACTCCAGCATCTGGTATAGCTTGTATGGCGATAATATACTGCCACCGGCGGAAATCATTCTCAAGTAG